One window of Mauremys reevesii isolate NIE-2019 linkage group 4, ASM1616193v1, whole genome shotgun sequence genomic DNA carries:
- the DENND2D gene encoding DENN domain-containing protein 2D, with translation MAGTGLVSFFRNSIRRRSARRDVNRDAPRDESKSESARRPGERSPFCYSPGQFFFEYLVVVSLKKKSGSDYEPKITYQFPKRENLLRGQKEEEERLLQAIPLFCFPDGNHWAPLTEYTSETFSFVLTNVDGSRKIGYCRRLLPVGRGPRFPEVFCIISCLGCFGLFSKILDEVEKRRQISMAVIYPFMQGLRESPFPAPGKTVTIKSFIPDSGTELIELTRPLDSWLEHVEFQALLHHLSPENILWLFASVVLERRIIFVAEELSVLSQCIHAVAALLYPFSWAHTYIPVVPECLIDTVCCPTPFMVGVQKRCLEQVLDQPMEEVLLVDLCEGKFLRSVGDERDILPAKLETEMLTSLKTHNSNNNIQTSEQVNAHVSNTFVQFFVKTVGHYTSHLKWNKSGQSSFQEKAFCKAITSRSCRKFVKRFVRTQMFSLFIQEAERSRITQEGYFQQKVTEYQEQKKKQRRNS, from the exons ATGTAAATCGGGACGCACCCCGGGACGAAAGCAAATCTGAATCTGCAAGGAGGCCGGGAGAGCGAAGCCCCTTCTGCTACTCACCAGGACAGTTCTTCTTCGAATACCTCGTTGTGGTCTCCCTAAAGAAGAAATCGGGGAGTGATTATGAACCCAAGATAACCTACCAGTTCCCAAAG CGCGAGAACTTACTGCGGGgtcagaaggaggaggaagagaggctgCTGCAAGCCAtccccctcttctgcttccccGACGGCAATCACTGGGCCCCGCTCACGGAATACACCAG TGAAACCTTTTCGTTTGTCCTGACCAACGTTGACGGCAGCAGAAAGATCGGCTACTGCCGGCGGCTGCTG CCTGTTGGCCGGGGCCCTCGTTTCCCAGAGGTCTTCTGCATCATCAGCTGCCTGGGCTGCTTCGGATTGTTCTCCAAG ATCCTCGATGAAGTGGAGAAGAGGCGGCAGATCTCCATGGCCGTCATTTACCCCTTCATGCAGGGCCTCCGCGAATCCCCCTTCCCGGCTCCGGGGAAAACAGTCACCATTAAAAGTTTCATCCCTGATTCTGGAACAGAG CTCATCGAACTCACGCGGCCCCTGGACTCCTGGCTGGAACACGTGGAGTTTCAGGCCCTTCTGCATCATCTTAGTCCGGAGAACATCCTTTGGCTCTTCGCCTCTGTGGTTCTGGAGCGACGGATTATCTTCGTGGCAGAGGAGCTCAG CGTCCTGTCCCAGTGCATCCATGCCGTGGCAGCTCTTCTCTACCCCTTCTCCTGGGCGCACACCTACATCCCCGTGGTTCCCGAATGCCTGATCGATACTGTCTGTTGCCCCACACCCTTCATGGTTGGAGTCCAGAAGCGCTGCCTAGAGCAGGTTCTCGATCAGCCGATGGAGGAG GTGCTGCTGGTTGACTTGTGTGAAGGGAAGTTCTTAAGATCG GTTGGCGACGAAAGAGACATCTTACCGGCCAAGCTGGAGACCGAGATGCTGACTTCTTTAAAGACgcacaacagcaacaacaacataCAGA CGTCCGAACAAGTGAACGCCCACGTCTCCAACACCTTTGTGCAATTCTTCGTCAAAACCGTTGGCCATTATACATCGCACCTCAAGTGGAATAAGAGCGGCCAGAGCTCCTTTCAGGAGAAGGCGTTCTGCAAAGCCATCACCTCCAGGTCCTGCCGCAAGTTTGTGAAAAGATTTGTGAGGACTCAGATGTTTTCCCTCTTTATCCAGGAAGCGGAAAGGAGCAGGATAACCCAAGAAG GGTATTTCCAGCAGAAAGTAACTGAATAtcaagaacaaaaaaagaaacaaaggagAAATTCCTGA